A genomic segment from Acidobacteriota bacterium encodes:
- a CDS encoding energy-coupling factor transporter transmembrane component T, with translation MILTERKEYWLDKIDPRVKIVSLLASFIIALIPSKLLPVALVLAFFILLSILSNTFLFIRKLKFILVLIFLLSVVLWVLAKGKSYFLYGIIIGIKMDAMVIAGVAFLFSTKSEMLTLGLKKMGLPYPLSFAFSLSLRFVPTFMGIVDTIVQAQKSRGYIISTKNPAKKIKSYVPFLAPVFLNFLRWTEYLSISLESKGFGYSKKRKEYIELKLNVYDVLFLMCFLLSLGFLLWMRFKNSI, from the coding sequence ATGATACTTACTGAAAGGAAAGAATACTGGCTTGATAAAATTGACCCTCGAGTCAAAATTGTCTCTCTTCTTGCCTCGTTTATCATTGCTCTTATTCCATCGAAGCTGCTCCCTGTCGCTTTAGTATTAGCTTTTTTTATTCTACTTTCAATTCTTTCGAACACATTTTTATTCATAAGAAAATTAAAATTTATTCTTGTGTTGATTTTTTTACTTTCTGTTGTTCTATGGGTATTAGCTAAAGGAAAAAGTTATTTTCTTTATGGAATAATTATAGGAATTAAAATGGATGCCATGGTTATTGCAGGTGTAGCTTTTTTATTTTCTACAAAGAGTGAGATGCTCACCTTGGGACTTAAAAAAATGGGGCTTCCATATCCATTGAGCTTTGCATTTTCTTTGTCATTAAGATTTGTTCCAACTTTTATGGGGATAGTTGATACAATAGTTCAGGCACAGAAATCAAGAGGTTACATCATTTCCACAAAAAATCCTGCAAAAAAAATAAAAAGTTATGTTCCATTTCTTGCTCCAGTTTTTTTAAATTTTTTAAGGTGGACAGAATATTTATCCATATCCCTTGAATCAAAAGGGTTTGGATACTCAAAGAAAAGAAAAGAATACATTGAGCTAAAATTAAATGTATATGATGTATTATTTTTAATGTGTTTTTTATTATCATTGGGTTTTCTTTTATGGATGAGATTTAAAAATTCAATATAG